A window of Psychroflexus sp. ALD_RP9 contains these coding sequences:
- a CDS encoding cation:proton antiporter → MTLNDYLYYVILPLLSLAEILVFIRFIKGPSIIDRVVALDLLITIGIGIIAIYSIINNQPTFLDIAMILALIAFLSTVAFSYYLEKRNKND, encoded by the coding sequence ATGACCTTAAACGACTATTTATACTACGTTATATTGCCCTTGCTATCTTTAGCTGAAATTCTTGTGTTTATACGCTTCATCAAAGGCCCAAGCATTATAGACCGCGTTGTTGCTCTAGATTTACTCATTACTATTGGTATCGGAATTATTGCAATTTATAGCATCATCAACAACCAACCTACTTTCTTAGACATCGCCATGATTTTAGCACTCATTGCTTTTTTAAGTACCGTTGCCTTTTCCTATTACCTTGAAAAAAGAAACAAAAATGACTGA
- a CDS encoding Na+/H+ antiporter subunit E: MKTQFLSNILLMLIWVFLTGSYTFENFSFGFILSFLILWIISRKNDQNKYFKILPRIIGFFFFFLWEMIKANIQVAIEVITPTHHMKPGIVSVPLDAKTDVEITFLANLITLTPGTLSLDVSTDRKVLYVHSMYVHDKQEFIDDIKNGFEKRLLAILR; the protein is encoded by the coding sequence ATGAAAACACAGTTTTTATCTAACATATTACTTATGCTCATCTGGGTGTTTTTAACAGGTAGCTATACCTTTGAAAACTTCAGTTTCGGGTTTATATTGAGTTTTTTAATCTTGTGGATCATTTCTCGTAAAAACGATCAAAATAAGTATTTTAAAATATTACCTCGCATTATTGGTTTTTTCTTCTTTTTTTTATGGGAAATGATTAAAGCTAATATTCAAGTTGCCATTGAAGTTATTACACCTACACATCATATGAAACCTGGCATTGTTAGTGTACCGCTTGACGCTAAAACCGATGTTGAAATTACTTTTTTAGCCAACTTAATTACTTTAACACCTGGAACTTTAAGCCTTGACGTCTCTACAGACCGCAAAGTTTTGTATGTGCATTCGATGTACGTTCACGACAAACAAGAATTTATAGACGATATTAAAAACGGATTTGAAAAGCGATTATTAGCCATATTAAGATGA